In Porites lutea chromosome 7, jaPorLute2.1, whole genome shotgun sequence, a single window of DNA contains:
- the LOC140942937 gene encoding protease 2-like, which produces MQICRLVKVAVLPVRPLYSARSRSLSSLSFVSRLFGVSVSEPKPKRIANHQTVHGVELEDDFSWLKNRGSKAVRNYIKAENSYAEAVLADTESFQEKLTEEMNDWLEKHSDDESVPEELDGYIYYLSNPPKGSYLPVYCRRKILEDGSYGEQEIILNQNELIERYPHVSIPVIKMSPSRRYIAYLLDRKGDGSYSCYINEAYEGQMNTIDVIHNVVNFEWGSNDLSLYYTRPDGMKRPYALLRHETCKSIFQDTVLHEEKDERYIVDVSATKDRKFITINCNSRSTSEVSIADIRDGSLVSRPLHPRQQGMEYYVDHRGNQFYIITNADGKNYKIVTVPEEDPRKENWKTFIEDKQEIYFDDMDIFKKYCVVYERHRTVPQIRFVPMDTPQDQYVVQLPEDVCVLEAGSNLMFDHNKVRVTVSSPISPSRVLEYNMDTKSMAEKHAFTKKPSFDSSDFCCTRHEIQSKDGTCIPVTLFHHKDLKTDGRNPLLLHVYGSYGINVHMGFEVERLSLLKRGWCLAYCHVRGGGELGREWYLEGKLQNKHKSFEDFEACPQALHRLGYSTPDLTAASGTSAGGLIVGAVCNRSPGLFKAVILKVPFLDILTSMLDPSLPLTVQEYEEWGEPGSNESDFHYIKSYCPYQNIRDKPYPAVMVGSSMNDDRVPYWLPLKWVARLRDQLASQEQSEKPLVVCNVDYYSGHFGEEGTYRRFEQAAKEYAFLHKALGLPLE; this is translated from the exons ATGCAAATCTGTCGCTTGGTGAAGGTCGCCGTTTTGCCGGTGCGCCCACTGTATTCCGCGCGCTCTCGTAGTTTGTCCTCGCTAAGTTTTGTATCAAGACTGTTTGGAGTATCCGTGAGTGAACCGAAGCCAAAGAGAATCGCGAATCACCAGACTGTACACGGGGTCGAACTTGAAGATGATTTTTCCTGGCTTAAAAACCGTGGATCCAAG GCTGTACGGAATTAcataaaagcagaaaacag CTATGCAGAAGCTGTTCTGGCTGACACAGAAAGCTTCCAAGAAAAGCTGACCGAGGAAATGAATGACTGGCTTGAAAAGCACAGTGATGATGAATCAGTCCCTGAA GAGCTAGATggatatatttattatttaagcaATCCACCTAAAGGATCTTATCTTCCTGTATATTGTAGAAGAAAAATATTAGAAG ATGGTTCCTATGGTGAACAAGAAATAATCCTAAATCAAAATGAGCTCATAGAGCGATATCCTCATGTGTCCATTCCTGTCATTAAGATGTCTCCCTCAAGAAGG tacatCGCCTATCTGCTCGACAGAAAAGGCGATGGATCCTATTCCTGTTACATAAATGAAGCTTATGAAGGCCAGATGAATACTATAGATGTTATACATAATGTTGTAAATTTTG AATGGGGAAGCAATGATCTCAGCCTTTACTATACCAGGCCTGATGGCATGAAACGACCTTATGCTCTTTTAAGGCATGAGACTTGTAAAAGTATATTTCAGGACACTGTCCTTCATGAAGAAAAGGATGAAAG GTATATAGTAGATGTCAGTGCTACTAAAGACAGAAAATTTATTACCATCAACTGTAATTCAAGATCCACCTCTGAG GTCAGCATCGCTGACATTAGAGATGGGTCTCTTGTTTCACGGCCTCTTCATCCCAGACAGCAGGGAATGGAATATTACGTAGACCATAGAGGAAATCAGTTCTACATCATAACTAATGCTGATGGAAAAAACTACAAG ATAGTGACAGTGCCTGAAGAAGATCCTAGAAAAGAAAACTGGAAAACTTTTATTGAAGATAAACAAGAA ATATATTTTGATGACATGgacatatttaaaaaatactgCGTTGTTTACGAGCGACACAGAACTGTTCCTCAGATTCGTTTTGTACCGATGGACACACCCCAGGATCAGTATGTTGTACAA cTTCCTGAAGATGTTTGTGTTTTAGAGGCTGGATCTAATCTG ATGTTTGATCACAACAAAGTTCGTGTGACAGTTTCGTCACCAATATCACCTTCCCGTGTTCTAGAGTACAACATGGATACAAAATCAATG GCTGAAAAACACGCTTTTACTAAGAAGCCTTCTTTTGACAGTTCTGATTTTTGCTGCACTAGACATGAAATTCAAAGTAAG GATGGAACCTGCATTCCCGTCACTTTATTTCACCACAAAGATCTTAAAACTGATGGGAGAAACCCGTTGCTGCTTCATGTCTATG GCTCGTATGGAATTAACGTGCACATGGGTTTTGAAGTGGAAAGGCTCAGTCTGTTAAAGCGTGGTTGGTGTCTTGCCTACTGCCATGTCAG AGGTGGCGGCGAACTTGGTCGAGAATGGTACTTAGAAGGGAAACTGCAGAATAAACATAAAAGTTTTGAG GATTTTGAGGCTTGTCCACAAGCCCTTCATCGTTTGGGATATTCCACCCCTGATTTAACAGCTGCAAGTGGTACAAGCGCTGGGGGATTGATTGTTGGAGCTGTTTGCAATAGATCGCCGGGACTTTTTAAGGCAGTTATTCTGAAG GTTCCATTTTTAGACATTTTGACTTCCATGTTGGACCCGTCTCTTCCGCTAACTGTTCAGGAATATGAAGAGTGGGGGGAGCCTGG gtCTAATGAGAGCGACTTTCACTACATTAAGTCCTACTGCCCGTACCAAAATATAAGAGACAAG CCCTATCCTGCTGTGATGGTTGGGTCGTCAATGAATGATGACCGGGTGCCTTATTGGCTGCCTCTTAAGTGGGTGGCGCGTCTCCGAGATCAGTTGGCGAGCCAGGAGCAGTCGGAGAAGCCGTTAGTTGTGTGCAATGTGGATTATTATTCTGGACATTTTGGAGAAGAAGGCACATATCGAAGGTTTGAACAG GCGGCAAAAGAGTATGCTTTTCTACATAAGGCCCTGGGACTTCCACTGGAGTAG